Proteins from a genomic interval of Oncorhynchus kisutch isolate 150728-3 linkage group LG28, Okis_V2, whole genome shotgun sequence:
- the LOC116358172 gene encoding olfactory receptor 1496-like, which translates to MDNTSVTVFTMTAYAVMENNKYLQFSIFMLLYILIISFNLLLIAVICCQRALHQPMYVFICNLAANGLYGSTGFLPSTLILLLSETYEISLPWCLIQIYWVHTYAAVEFHILAVMGYDRYVAICYPLHYHSIMSIPKMCKLIALAWLYPFSLFLMYFGFTLRLRFCGRFIHFKLFCVNFELVKNACSTTSYHSVVGLVLIAFLMIPQLLMIIFSYAHIFRVCLKSSKESQVKALKTCIPHLLSVINYSIGGFFEIAQSRFNMSGTSFMVRIIMSLYYTLLTPLINPAIYGMANQAIRTHVLKICRVSNRLASC; encoded by the coding sequence ATGGACAACACATCTGTAACAGTATTTACCATGACTGCGTATGCTGTCATGGAAAATAACAAGTACCTGCAGTTTTCGATATTTATGTTGTTGTATATTTTGATCATCTCTTTCAATTTGCTGCTGATTGCTGTGATATGCTGTCAGAGAGCTCTGCATCAACCCATGTACGTGTTCATATGTAACTTAGCTGCTAACGGACTATACGGCAGCACTGGATTTCTTCCCTCGACTCTGATTCTACTTTTGTCTGAGACATATGAGATATCGTTGCCATGGTGTCTAATACAAATCTATTGGGTACATACATATGCAGCGGTTGAATTTCATATTTTGGCTGTCATGGGATATGACCGGTATGTTGCCATCTGTTATCcactacattatcacagcatcaTGTCTATTCCCAAGATGTGTAAACTTATTGCATTGGCATGGCTAtatcccttttctctctttctgatgtaCTTTGGCTTTACTTTGAGATTGAGGTTTTGTGGAAGGTTCATACATTTTAAATTGTTTTGTGTCAATTTTGAATTGGTGAAAAATGCGTGTTCTACTACATCTTACCATAGTGTTGTAGGACTTGTGCTAATAGCTTTCCTTATGATCCCACAGCTCCTCATGATTATATTCTCATATGCACACATTTTCAGGGTCTGTCTGAAATCCTCAAAAGAATCTCAGGTCAAAGCACTGAAAACGTGCATCCCTCATTTACTTTCAGTAATAAACTACTCTATTGGAGGGTTTTTTGAAATAGCTCAAAGTAGATTTAACATGAGTGGGACATCTTTTATGGTTCGGATCATCATGTCACTATACTATACATTGCTTACACCATTGATAAACCCTGCAATTTACGGAATGGCCAATCAAGCCATCAGAACGCATGTCTTAAAAATATGCCGTGTGTCTAACAGGTTGGCCTCCTGTTAA